A window from Pokkaliibacter sp. MBI-7 encodes these proteins:
- a CDS encoding T6SS effector amidase Tae4 family protein, with amino-acid sequence MSKRPPFTQAWAASRRIYDPVDPLGKVASVIGGKVAFNISQVAEPQRWKNTCAVRMSYILNETGTLVPRSGTHTVSGKNGRWYFYRVGNVIDFLQKQWGQPDLSVDDPQIGDSLMEGKKGRDAV; translated from the coding sequence ATGTCAAAGCGTCCGCCGTTTACTCAAGCATGGGCAGCTTCACGTCGAATCTATGACCCGGTTGATCCTTTGGGAAAGGTTGCCAGTGTCATCGGAGGCAAGGTGGCGTTCAATATTTCGCAGGTCGCAGAGCCACAGCGATGGAAGAATACCTGTGCAGTGCGCATGAGCTACATCCTCAATGAAACAGGTACCTTGGTACCCAGATCAGGTACTCACACCGTCTCGGGAAAGAATGGTAGGTGGTATTTTTATCGCGTTGGGAATGTCATTGATTTTCTGCAAAAGCAGTGGGGGCAACCCGATCTGTCCGTCGATGATCCACAAATAGGTGACAGTCTGATGGAGGGTAAAAAAGGGCGTGATGCTGTTTGA
- a CDS encoding T6SS amidase immunity protein Tai4 family protein: MSKVALVVVLAALGLSPVMADSHSTLAAVRVQDDATKYRDAALALCLSRAFADKAPLVANDAANTASTLNALNSSAEPFWQHNGQLSQLLNSYLQQPFRLPEQERQPLLVATCMDFYHSQSLADLTRAALSTHPSKAQP, from the coding sequence ATGAGTAAAGTCGCTTTGGTTGTGGTCTTGGCAGCCCTCGGCTTGTCACCAGTGATGGCAGATAGCCACTCCACTCTGGCGGCAGTGCGCGTTCAGGACGATGCCACTAAGTATAGAGACGCAGCACTGGCACTTTGTCTGTCGCGTGCCTTTGCTGATAAAGCCCCATTAGTGGCCAATGACGCTGCGAATACGGCCAGTACTCTTAATGCACTGAACTCATCAGCGGAGCCTTTTTGGCAGCACAATGGTCAGCTGAGTCAGCTACTGAACAGCTATCTACAGCAGCCCTTTCGTCTCCCCGAACAAGAGCGCCAACCCCTGCTGGTCGCTACCTGCATGGACTTCTATCACAGTCAGTCATTGGCTGACTTGACCAGAGCCGCGTTATCCACGCACCCGTCTAAAGCTCAGCCATAG
- the serA gene encoding phosphoglycerate dehydrogenase: MSKTVSLDKSKIKILLLEGVHQSALDMFQGQGYSNIEYHKGSLPEEQLIESIRDAHFIGIRSRTQLTETVLAEAQKLVAIGCFCIGTNQVDLNAALTRGIAVFNAPYSNTRSVAELVIAEIIMLMRGIPEKNIVCHRGGWMKSADNSYEIRGKKLGIIGYGSIGTQLSVMAESMGMKVYYYDVVTKLPLGNAQQIASLEELLGKVDVVSLHVPETASTKNMFGARELGWMKEGSILINASRGTVVDIEALAENITSKKLLGAAIDVFPVEPRSNKDEFLSPLRGLDNVILTPHIGGSTMEAQEMIGVEVSEKLVRYSDNGTSTMSVNFPEVALPSHPGKHRLLHIHKNVPGIMSQINSVFSENNINISSQFLQTNENVGYVVIDVDAEYSELALQKLQQIQGTIKTRVLF; this comes from the coding sequence ATGAGCAAGACCGTTTCTCTTGATAAAAGCAAAATCAAGATCCTTCTGTTGGAAGGCGTACACCAGTCAGCGCTGGACATGTTCCAGGGCCAGGGTTACTCCAACATCGAATACCATAAAGGCTCCCTGCCAGAAGAGCAGCTGATCGAATCGATCCGCGACGCCCACTTCATCGGCATCCGCTCCCGTACTCAACTGACTGAAACCGTGCTGGCTGAAGCGCAGAAACTGGTTGCCATCGGCTGCTTCTGCATCGGTACCAACCAGGTTGATCTGAATGCTGCCCTGACCCGCGGTATCGCTGTATTCAACGCACCTTACTCCAACACCCGTTCGGTGGCAGAGCTGGTGATTGCTGAAATCATCATGCTGATGCGCGGTATCCCCGAGAAGAACATCGTCTGCCACCGCGGTGGCTGGATGAAGTCAGCCGATAACAGCTACGAAATCCGTGGCAAGAAACTCGGCATCATCGGTTACGGCTCTATCGGCACCCAGCTGTCGGTCATGGCCGAGTCCATGGGGATGAAAGTCTATTACTACGACGTGGTTACCAAGCTGCCTCTGGGTAACGCCCAGCAGATCGCCAGCCTGGAAGAACTGCTCGGCAAGGTTGACGTTGTCAGCCTGCACGTACCGGAAACCGCGTCCACCAAGAACATGTTCGGCGCACGCGAACTGGGCTGGATGAAAGAAGGTTCGATCCTGATCAACGCTTCCCGTGGCACCGTGGTGGATATCGAGGCGCTGGCCGAGAACATCACCAGCAAGAAACTGCTGGGTGCGGCCATCGACGTGTTCCCGGTTGAGCCACGCTCCAACAAGGATGAGTTCCTGTCACCGCTGCGCGGTCTGGACAATGTCATCCTGACCCCGCACATCGGTGGTTCCACCATGGAAGCGCAGGAAATGATCGGTGTGGAAGTGTCCGAGAAGCTGGTGCGTTACAGCGACAACGGTACCTCCACCATGTCCGTCAACTTCCCTGAAGTGGCGCTGCCTTCACACCCCGGCAAGCATCGCCTGCTGCACATTCACAAGAACGTGCCCGGCATCATGTCGCAGATCAACAGCGTTTTCTCCGAAAACAACATCAACATCTCCTCGCAGTTCCTGCAGACCAACGAGAACGTGGGCTACGTGGTGATCGATGTGGACGCCGAGTACTCAGAACTGGCGCTGCAAAAGCTGCAGCAGATCCAGGGCACCATCAAGACTCGCGTGCTGTTCTGA
- a CDS encoding fumarylacetoacetate hydrolase family protein produces MAYAHRYVDGETLIHPLGKVVCIGRNYAEHVRELNNAMPTEPLLFIKPATAVVPMEEPFSLPSHLSSDIHYETELAVLIGATLKQADEAEAKAAIAGFGLALDLTLRDVQSKLKDKGQPWEKAKAFDGSCPLSRFVRADAVSDIQNLGLKLTINNEVRQNGTTADMINPVLPLLAYISQYFTLQPGDVVLTGTPEGVGQLHSGDQLVVGLDTLLQVETRVR; encoded by the coding sequence ATGGCGTATGCACACCGTTATGTTGATGGCGAAACTCTGATTCATCCCCTGGGCAAGGTGGTCTGTATTGGCCGTAACTATGCCGAGCACGTCCGTGAACTGAACAATGCCATGCCGACCGAGCCCCTGCTGTTTATCAAGCCTGCGACGGCGGTGGTGCCGATGGAAGAGCCGTTCTCCCTGCCCTCGCACCTGAGCAGTGACATCCATTACGAGACCGAGCTGGCGGTACTGATCGGCGCAACCCTGAAGCAGGCCGATGAAGCCGAGGCCAAGGCCGCGATTGCAGGCTTCGGTCTGGCACTGGATCTGACCCTGCGTGATGTGCAGAGCAAACTGAAAGACAAGGGCCAGCCCTGGGAAAAGGCCAAGGCGTTTGATGGTTCCTGCCCGTTGTCACGCTTTGTCCGCGCCGATGCCGTCAGCGATATCCAGAATCTGGGGCTGAAGCTGACCATCAATAATGAAGTCCGTCAGAACGGTACTACGGCCGATATGATCAACCCGGTACTGCCTCTGCTGGCGTACATCAGCCAGTACTTTACCCTGCAACCCGGTGATGTGGTGCTGACCGGCACGCCTGAGGGCGTTGGCCAGCTGCACAGCGGCGATCAGCTGGTGGTCGGACTGGATACCCTGCTGCAGGTCGAAACGCGCGTGCGCTGA
- a CDS encoding adenine nucleotide alpha hydrolase: protein MNPHTPSASIPSPSTHTTPPAAPRKVLLSWSSGKDSAWTLYQLQQNPAYEVIGLLTTFNQTFDRVAMHAVRRQLVRLQAEAAGLPLYEIELPYPCSNEEYEQRMGAFIEQAKALGTELFAFGDLYLRDIRTYREQRLAGTGLTPVFPLWDIPTGQLAADMLAAGLVAHLTCIDPRRVPVSWAGRRFDQQLLAECPEGVDPCGENGEFHTFVSAGPMFRQPIAVTGGEVVEREGFVFADLLPAAP, encoded by the coding sequence TTGAACCCCCATACCCCGTCCGCCAGTATCCCTTCACCCTCAACTCATACCACCCCGCCAGCCGCACCGCGTAAGGTGCTGCTGTCCTGGAGCAGCGGCAAAGACAGCGCCTGGACGCTGTATCAGCTGCAGCAGAACCCGGCCTATGAGGTCATCGGCTTACTTACTACCTTCAACCAGACCTTTGACCGTGTCGCCATGCATGCCGTGCGACGCCAGCTGGTACGCCTGCAGGCCGAGGCCGCAGGTCTGCCGCTGTATGAAATTGAACTGCCGTACCCCTGCTCCAACGAGGAATACGAGCAGCGCATGGGCGCCTTTATCGAACAGGCCAAAGCGCTTGGCACCGAGCTGTTTGCCTTTGGCGATCTTTATCTGCGGGATATTCGCACTTACCGCGAACAGCGACTGGCGGGGACGGGCCTGACACCGGTCTTTCCACTGTGGGACATTCCCACCGGTCAGCTCGCTGCCGACATGCTGGCAGCCGGACTGGTGGCCCATCTGACCTGTATCGATCCGCGCAGGGTGCCTGTCAGCTGGGCAGGGCGACGTTTTGATCAGCAGCTGCTGGCCGAGTGCCCGGAGGGTGTCGACCCCTGTGGCGAGAACGGCGAATTCCACACCTTTGTCAGTGCCGGGCCGATGTTTCGCCAGCCCATTGCCGTCACCGGTGGCGAGGTGGTGGAGCGGGAAGGTTTTGTCTTTGCCGATCTGCTGCCCGCTGCACCGTAA
- a CDS encoding GGDEF domain-containing protein, whose translation MGVLFQAEQARLRSEEIPHFRSQQEELYTPVRQLGALLLALGSLVVYFSLLYRHPDDWLILFPPGILCVLWPSYFLILMQPPDAGPWGRSFYFSYCLLFPLAVLWTSQDNAFTLLPAPMRLALLTTHLLLLALMASHWRNLWQGLLCAFPLAVLTVTLHPSASLPWEMLTLTLALALCLLMGWLLDWQGRLRYVGQRIQRREKDSGAQPDLRQLHNQVQHAAYHDALTGLPNRYHCMTHLSGQLQKIRLQSDIQRWSGQRLLQPATGTTTSLTRRSSGSAQLAVILLALDEFKPINDRYGYHTGDLLLQHVAERLRSLNPQPAYLARMGGDEFVVIRACHNTAELKHWQRYLMENLHRPYVLAAEDNKELALTIRISAGTAIAPLDGQLPDHLLSLAEHRMYKQKLHLTSESTGDPA comes from the coding sequence ATGGGTGTTTTATTCCAGGCCGAACAGGCCAGGCTTCGCAGTGAAGAGATTCCCCACTTTCGCTCACAGCAGGAAGAGCTCTATACGCCTGTGCGCCAGCTCGGTGCGCTGTTACTGGCGCTGGGCTCACTGGTGGTGTATTTCAGCCTGCTGTACCGTCACCCCGATGACTGGCTGATCCTGTTTCCTCCCGGCATCCTCTGTGTACTCTGGCCGAGTTACTTCCTGATTCTGATGCAGCCACCGGACGCCGGCCCGTGGGGGCGGTCATTCTACTTCAGCTATTGCCTGCTGTTCCCGCTGGCAGTGCTGTGGACCAGTCAGGACAATGCTTTCACCCTGCTGCCTGCGCCCATGCGCCTGGCCCTGCTGACCACTCATCTGTTACTGCTGGCGCTGATGGCCAGCCACTGGCGCAATCTGTGGCAGGGTTTGCTCTGCGCCTTTCCGCTGGCCGTGCTGACGGTCACGCTGCATCCGTCCGCCTCGCTGCCCTGGGAAATGCTGACCCTGACTCTGGCGCTGGCACTGTGCCTTTTGATGGGCTGGTTACTCGACTGGCAGGGACGCCTGCGCTATGTCGGCCAGCGCATCCAGCGACGTGAGAAGGACAGCGGCGCCCAGCCCGATCTGCGTCAGCTGCATAATCAGGTACAGCACGCGGCCTACCACGATGCCCTGACCGGGCTGCCCAACCGCTACCACTGCATGACCCATCTGTCCGGGCAGTTGCAGAAAATCCGCCTGCAAAGTGACATCCAGCGCTGGTCCGGTCAGCGTCTGCTGCAACCGGCCACCGGCACCACCACCTCGCTGACCCGCCGCTCCAGCGGCTCAGCGCAGCTGGCGGTGATTCTGCTGGCACTGGATGAATTCAAGCCCATCAATGACCGCTACGGTTACCACACCGGCGACCTGCTGCTACAGCATGTGGCCGAGCGTCTGCGTTCGCTCAATCCGCAGCCAGCCTACCTGGCGCGCATGGGCGGTGATGAGTTTGTGGTGATCCGCGCCTGCCACAACACCGCCGAGCTCAAGCACTGGCAGCGCTATCTGATGGAAAACCTGCACCGCCCCTATGTGCTGGCGGCGGAAGACAACAAGGAACTGGCGCTCACTATCCGTATCAGCGCCGGGACCGCTATCGCTCCGCTGGATGGTCAGCTGCCCGATCACCTGTTGAGTCTGGCCGAACATCGCATGTATAAACAGAAGCTGCATCTGACCTCGGAATCCACCGGAGACCCGGCTTGA
- a CDS encoding acyl-CoA thioesterase, giving the protein MLDSEESNPLPQGELSLQFPASISDTNSYGDIFGGWLVKHMDTAAAVHAGRLAHGRIATVSISQVEFLSPVLVGTLLSFYTRTVETGKSSMKIAVEVWAQCPDGTEFRKITEGLFVLVAINDEGHIRPLPTAYQRLGR; this is encoded by the coding sequence CTGCTCGACAGTGAAGAAAGCAATCCGCTGCCTCAGGGTGAGTTGAGCCTGCAATTCCCGGCGTCCATCAGTGATACCAACAGCTACGGCGATATTTTCGGCGGCTGGCTGGTCAAGCATATGGATACCGCCGCCGCCGTCCATGCGGGCAGACTGGCCCATGGCCGTATTGCCACCGTGTCCATTTCTCAGGTGGAGTTTCTCTCCCCGGTACTGGTGGGCACGCTGCTGAGTTTCTATACCCGTACGGTGGAAACCGGCAAATCATCAATGAAGATTGCCGTGGAAGTCTGGGCGCAGTGCCCGGATGGCACAGAATTCCGCAAGATCACCGAAGGCCTGTTCGTGCTGGTGGCGATCAATGACGAAGGGCATATTCGCCCGCTGCCCACCGCCTACCAGCGCCTCGGCCGCTGA
- a CDS encoding phosphate ABC transporter substrate-binding protein PstS family protein, with the protein MRFNLSVATVLLTLTTTAGARLAQASNVDTDLPDYQKAAGVSGNLSSVGSDTLANLMTLWAEAFKRNYPNVNVQIQAAGSSTAPPALTEGTANVGPMSRTMKDNEIEAFESKYGYKPTAVPVAIDALAVFVQKDNPVENLTLQQLDGIFSSTRKCGGDDISRWSQVGVSGSLAEQSIQLYGRNSVSGTYGYFKEHALCKGDYKNNVNEQPGSASVVQSVSTSLNAIGYSGIGYKTASVKTVNLAKKEGGPYVAATAENAINGSYPLARFLYIYVNKAPNQPLPPLERELIRLIMSRQGQEVVVRDGYVPLPKQVVEKALGSVGLQ; encoded by the coding sequence ATGCGATTCAATCTAAGTGTGGCGACTGTCCTGCTGACGCTGACCACCACTGCTGGTGCCCGTCTGGCACAGGCCAGCAATGTTGATACTGACCTGCCTGATTATCAGAAAGCCGCTGGTGTGTCCGGTAACCTGTCGTCGGTCGGCTCCGATACCCTGGCCAACCTGATGACGCTGTGGGCCGAGGCCTTCAAGCGCAATTATCCTAACGTCAATGTCCAGATTCAGGCCGCTGGCTCCTCCACTGCCCCACCTGCGCTGACCGAAGGCACCGCCAATGTCGGGCCGATGAGTCGCACCATGAAGGACAACGAGATCGAAGCCTTCGAGAGCAAATACGGCTATAAGCCGACCGCCGTGCCAGTTGCTATCGATGCGCTGGCGGTGTTTGTACAGAAGGACAATCCGGTCGAAAACCTCACCCTGCAACAGCTGGACGGTATTTTCTCCTCTACCCGCAAGTGTGGCGGCGACGACATCAGCCGCTGGAGCCAGGTCGGTGTGAGTGGCAGTCTGGCCGAGCAAAGTATTCAGCTGTACGGCCGTAACTCGGTGTCCGGTACCTACGGCTATTTCAAGGAACATGCCCTGTGCAAGGGTGACTACAAGAACAACGTCAATGAACAGCCGGGCTCGGCGTCGGTGGTACAGTCGGTTTCCACCTCACTGAATGCTATCGGTTATTCCGGCATCGGCTACAAGACCGCCTCAGTCAAAACCGTTAATCTCGCCAAAAAAGAGGGCGGTCCCTATGTGGCGGCGACGGCAGAAAACGCCATCAACGGTAGCTATCCACTGGCTCGCTTCCTCTATATCTACGTCAACAAGGCCCCCAACCAGCCGTTACCGCCGCTGGAGCGTGAGCTGATCAGGCTGATCATGTCCCGGCAGGGTCAGGAAGTGGTGGTACGTGATGGTTATGTGCCGCTGCCTAAACAGGTGGTGGAGAAAGCACTGGGGAGTGTCGGATTACAGTGA
- a CDS encoding ABC transporter permease subunit has protein sequence MNARVPVDAPELDFDTPALRRHRRIRALKDRLASGMIGIGGISVIMAVLLICVYLIYEVLPLFERASIRPWQTAQQLSSAYVLADVKGSPLYITTEEQAEIGMEVTDAGEVVFFDAASGKIVQRHALPLPANTHITSFAEPAARGDTFAVGLSDGSALVLRDDYQVTYPSDQRLITPQLSFPFGDTPLQVQSDGQPLNYLALRDSDDALMLVGGHDANLAAVRFDKQTNLLTNEVSLTPTRFSLPQSNHRVLQVLILPGMQWIVAGEENGGLSVFDLRKADKPILSEQLSASKGDITRMTLLLGGQSVLVGDDQGTVSQWFLVRGEKKEWHLQRIRAFSRQGYKVDWIAPEQGRKGFAVAYDDGMVSLYNATAETNSVNRRLFEQSEPLLLGYAPRGNALLTVNSQHQLQLWSVDNEHPEVSWRSLWGKVWYEGYDHPDYIWQSSSAANDFEPKFSLTPLAFGTLKAALYAMLLATPLAICGAIYTAYFMAGGLRRKVKPLIELMEALPTVILGFFAGLFLAPFVEGHLPFIAMALVLIPVGVLLFAFAWAQLPGAIRHRLPEGFDALLLVPLILLLGWLCLSLSEPVELALFGGDARAFLTNQLGIDFDQRNALVVGLAMGFAVIPTIFSITEDAIFGVPRSLTYGSLALGATPWQTLVRVVLPTASPGIFSALMIGLGRAVGETMIVLMATGNTPIMDANIFEGMRTLAANIAVEMPESEVGSSHFRILFLAALVLFAFTFVMNTGAELIRQRLRKKYGSL, from the coding sequence ATGAACGCACGTGTACCCGTGGATGCCCCTGAACTGGATTTCGATACCCCTGCCCTGCGGCGGCATCGCAGAATCCGTGCGCTCAAGGATCGGCTGGCGAGTGGCATGATCGGTATCGGTGGCATCAGTGTCATCATGGCCGTGCTGTTGATCTGTGTTTATCTGATTTATGAAGTGCTGCCGCTGTTCGAGCGCGCCAGCATCCGCCCCTGGCAGACGGCTCAGCAGCTCAGCAGCGCCTATGTGCTGGCCGATGTCAAAGGTTCACCGCTCTACATCACTACTGAAGAGCAGGCCGAAATCGGCATGGAAGTCACCGATGCCGGTGAAGTGGTGTTCTTCGATGCCGCCAGTGGCAAGATCGTCCAGCGTCATGCCCTGCCCCTGCCTGCCAATACCCATATCACCAGTTTTGCCGAGCCTGCCGCGCGCGGTGATACCTTCGCAGTGGGATTGTCTGATGGTTCGGCACTGGTGCTGCGTGATGATTACCAGGTCACCTACCCCAGCGATCAGCGCCTGATCACCCCCCAGCTCAGCTTTCCCTTTGGTGACACACCGCTGCAGGTACAGAGCGACGGTCAGCCACTCAATTATCTGGCACTGCGAGACAGTGATGACGCACTGATGCTGGTCGGTGGCCATGACGCCAATCTGGCGGCGGTGCGCTTCGACAAACAGACTAATCTGCTGACCAATGAAGTCAGCCTGACACCGACCCGCTTCAGCCTGCCACAGAGCAATCACCGGGTGCTGCAGGTGCTGATTCTGCCCGGCATGCAGTGGATCGTGGCGGGTGAAGAGAACGGCGGCCTGTCGGTGTTCGATCTGCGCAAGGCCGATAAACCCATCCTCAGCGAACAGCTGAGCGCCAGTAAGGGCGACATTACCCGCATGACCCTGCTGCTGGGCGGTCAGTCGGTACTGGTGGGGGATGATCAGGGCACCGTATCGCAGTGGTTTCTGGTGCGCGGCGAGAAGAAAGAATGGCATCTGCAGCGTATCCGTGCCTTCAGCCGTCAGGGTTACAAGGTTGACTGGATTGCGCCGGAGCAGGGCCGCAAAGGCTTTGCCGTGGCGTACGACGACGGCATGGTCAGCCTCTACAACGCCACTGCCGAGACCAACAGTGTCAATCGCCGCCTGTTTGAGCAGAGCGAACCGCTGCTGCTGGGCTATGCTCCGCGCGGCAACGCCCTGCTGACGGTGAACAGCCAGCATCAGTTGCAGCTGTGGTCCGTGGACAACGAGCACCCGGAAGTCTCCTGGCGTAGTCTGTGGGGCAAGGTCTGGTATGAAGGCTACGATCACCCCGACTACATCTGGCAGTCTTCCTCTGCCGCCAATGATTTCGAGCCCAAGTTCAGCCTGACACCGCTGGCGTTCGGTACCCTCAAGGCGGCGCTGTATGCCATGTTGCTGGCCACACCGCTGGCCATTTGTGGCGCTATCTACACCGCCTACTTCATGGCTGGCGGATTGCGGCGCAAGGTCAAGCCACTGATCGAGCTGATGGAAGCCCTGCCGACGGTGATTCTTGGCTTCTTTGCCGGGCTGTTTCTGGCGCCCTTTGTGGAAGGCCACCTGCCCTTTATTGCTATGGCCCTCGTCCTGATTCCTGTCGGTGTGCTGCTGTTTGCCTTTGCCTGGGCGCAGTTGCCCGGCGCGATCCGTCACCGCCTGCCGGAAGGCTTTGATGCCCTGCTGCTGGTGCCGCTGATCCTGCTGCTGGGCTGGCTGTGCCTGAGCTTGTCAGAGCCGGTGGAGCTGGCCCTGTTCGGCGGCGATGCCCGTGCCTTCCTCACCAATCAGCTGGGGATCGACTTCGATCAGCGCAATGCGCTGGTGGTCGGTCTGGCGATGGGGTTTGCGGTGATTCCGACGATCTTCTCCATTACCGAAGATGCCATCTTCGGCGTGCCCCGCTCGCTCACCTACGGCTCGCTGGCACTGGGCGCCACGCCCTGGCAGACCCTGGTGCGGGTGGTGCTGCCCACTGCTTCGCCGGGGATTTTCTCGGCGCTGATGATCGGTCTGGGCCGGGCGGTAGGTGAAACCATGATTGTGCTGATGGCCACCGGTAACACGCCGATCATGGATGCCAATATTTTCGAGGGCATGCGGACGCTGGCTGCCAATATCGCGGTAGAAATGCCGGAGTCGGAAGTGGGCAGTTCCCATTTCCGTATCCTGTTCCTGGCGGCGCTGGTGCTGTTTGCCTTTACTTTTGTGATGAATACCGGTGCAGAGCTGATCCGTCAGCGCCTGCGCAAAAAATACGGTTCCCTGTAA
- the pstA gene encoding phosphate ABC transporter permease PstA, whose amino-acid sequence MRISWKQWSQSGAPWVWINAGAVAISLIMVLGLLGVIAVRGLGHFWPAAVMQADYINEAGQHESLIGESVSTELVPAARLRDAGVPLNTDKTEVSRTLLKTGNRDLFGGDFRWVLSDHLQQIRYPSLLMTLERREWGNFYGLPRQLLEGGKPVASFTGSDSNPQNEQSWQRLQQHIERSLAIHHQIVQIEKVEIGAINAQIERLRLQQRSLQLQGEASPAALAEIDVERDQAQRAYQQLQDKLTRLYQQANRDILVVEAANGKQLNIALDKIVRAYRPNAMHLGQKISFYVSKLWEFLSAEPREANTEGGIYPAIFGTVMMVILMTLFVTPCGVIAAVYMREYARQGLLTRILRIAVNNLAGVPSIVYGVFGLGFFVYFLGGSIDQLFFRAALPSPTFGTPGLLWASLTLALLTLPVVIVATEEGLSRIPRSVREGSLALGATKWETLWRVVLPMASPAMMTGVILAVARAAGEVAPLMLVGVVKLAPSLPVDGNFPYVHLDQKFMHLGFHIYDVGFQSPNVEAARPLVYATALLLVIVIALLNFAAVSIRNHLREKYRALEI is encoded by the coding sequence ATGCGTATCTCCTGGAAACAATGGTCTCAATCCGGCGCCCCCTGGGTGTGGATCAATGCCGGTGCAGTGGCCATCAGCCTGATCATGGTACTGGGCCTGCTGGGGGTAATCGCGGTGCGCGGCCTTGGCCATTTCTGGCCCGCGGCGGTGATGCAGGCTGACTACATCAATGAAGCCGGACAACATGAAAGCCTGATCGGCGAGTCGGTCAGCACCGAGCTGGTCCCTGCCGCACGGCTGCGTGATGCCGGTGTGCCGCTCAATACCGACAAGACGGAAGTCTCCCGGACCCTGCTGAAGACCGGCAACCGCGACCTGTTCGGCGGCGATTTCCGCTGGGTGCTCAGTGATCATCTGCAGCAGATACGTTATCCCTCCCTGCTGATGACGCTGGAGCGTCGCGAATGGGGCAACTTTTATGGTCTGCCGCGGCAGCTGCTGGAGGGCGGCAAGCCGGTGGCCAGTTTCACCGGCAGTGACAGCAACCCGCAGAATGAGCAGAGCTGGCAGCGGTTGCAGCAGCATATCGAGCGATCACTGGCCATTCATCATCAGATTGTGCAAATCGAGAAGGTCGAGATCGGTGCCATCAATGCCCAGATCGAGCGCCTGCGTCTGCAGCAGCGCAGCCTGCAACTGCAGGGTGAAGCCTCACCGGCGGCACTGGCGGAAATTGATGTGGAGCGCGATCAGGCCCAGCGCGCCTATCAGCAGCTGCAGGACAAGCTGACCCGGCTCTATCAGCAGGCCAATCGCGATATCCTGGTGGTGGAAGCGGCCAACGGTAAACAGCTGAACATCGCACTGGACAAGATCGTCCGCGCTTATCGCCCCAATGCCATGCATCTGGGGCAGAAAATCAGTTTCTATGTCAGCAAGCTGTGGGAGTTCCTCAGTGCCGAGCCTCGTGAGGCCAATACCGAAGGCGGCATCTACCCGGCTATCTTCGGCACGGTGATGATGGTGATTCTGATGACCCTGTTCGTCACCCCCTGCGGCGTGATTGCCGCGGTGTACATGCGGGAATATGCCCGTCAGGGGCTGCTGACCCGTATTCTGCGCATCGCCGTTAATAACCTCGCCGGGGTGCCTTCCATCGTTTATGGCGTGTTTGGTCTGGGTTTCTTCGTCTATTTCCTGGGTGGCAGCATCGATCAGCTGTTCTTCCGTGCTGCACTGCCTTCCCCCACCTTCGGCACCCCCGGTCTACTGTGGGCGTCACTGACGCTGGCACTGCTGACGCTGCCGGTGGTAATTGTGGCTACAGAAGAAGGTCTGAGCCGGATTCCGCGCTCGGTGCGCGAAGGCAGTCTGGCACTGGGCGCAACCAAGTGGGAAACCCTGTGGCGGGTGGTTCTGCCTATGGCCAGCCCGGCGATGATGACCGGGGTGATTCTGGCCGTAGCCCGTGCGGCGGGCGAAGTAGCGCCGCTGATGCTGGTCGGGGTGGTCAAACTGGCACCGAGCCTGCCGGTGGACGGTAACTTCCCCTATGTCCATCTGGATCAGAAATTTATGCATCTGGGTTTCCATATCTACGACGTGGGCTTCCAGAGTCCCAATGTCGAAGCTGCCCGTCCGCTGGTGTATGCCACGGCGCTGCTGCTGGTGATAGTGATCGCCCTGCTCAACTTTGCTGCCGTCTCGATCCGCAATCATCTGCGGGAAAAATACCGGGCGCTGGAAATCTGA